In one Pygocentrus nattereri isolate fPygNat1 chromosome 21, fPygNat1.pri, whole genome shotgun sequence genomic region, the following are encoded:
- the phtf1 gene encoding putative homeodomain transcription factor 1, producing MSRIAWYQEKIGAYDQQIWEKSLEQAELKGIRNKPKKTGHIKPDLIDVDLVRGSTFSKAKPVSPWTALTRKGLVRVLLYPFFFKWWIQVTSKCIATGILLLYFLQVAAVVLYIDVPSAAASEVVGPMCLMLLLGTVHCQIVSTESCRSSDGSPVTSPVTSQTSSRATSPVRRKRQRKGRAVNKANDGDGGTALKWHLKENQRFYESEKSRNSQRQSVDRLSEDLSSEEEEGEDTEQARGKLIPPVQAKPAPGLRKRLCIANKGSSAHIKQHQVTANREAGNVTTVTTATPLEVKNLRPSEDSRPASDSDDILWEELLQGSDSASSASTDSGEEELHCHNHALSPPTILTSDEDEAFSQHQLSWLQACHPSKDRVSAIFWEKGECKKADMSVLEISGIILTRVKVVEQGMGYLVLGGLVTATLALLPFCFRLVQQLDVSRLSSITLHELAIMAAGKLSTGSYAFFFITTVERVFLTGLFFFMMCVAERTYKQRLLFAKLFSHITSARKAKKSEIPHFRLKKVQNIKMWLSLRSFLKRRGPQRSVDVIVSSIFLLALSIAFTICAQLLHSHHTFLDWESNWELLVWGAALLVFLLRLATLGAETNHKYSNASVLLTEQINLYLKMEKKPDKKDELSIVNNVLKLATKLLKELDTPFRLLGLTVNPLIYNITRVVILSAVSAVVSDLLGFNIRLWKIKS from the exons ATGTCAAGAATAGCATGGTATCAGGAAAAG ATTGGAGCCTATGATCAGCAAATATGGGAGAAGTCTCTGGAGCAGGCTGAACTGAAG GGCATTAGAAACAAGCCGAAGAAAACTggccacattaaacctgatctCATAGATGTTGACCTGGTGAGAG GCTCCACATTTAGTAAGGCCAAGCCTGTGAGCCCATGGACTGCTCTTACCCGTAAAGGCCTGGTCAGGGTTCTCCTCTATCCTTTCTTCTTTAAGTGGTGGATCCAGGTCACCTCCAAATGCATTGCCACCGGAATTCTGCTGCTGTACTTTCTACAAG TGGCAGCTGTTGTGTTGTATATAGATGTGCCTTCTGCCGCTGCTAGTGAGGTGGTGGGTCCAATGTGCCTGATGCTGTTACTGGGAACAGTACATTGCCAAATAGTTTCCACAGAATCCTGCCGGAGCTCTGATGGTAGTCCTGTGACCAGCCCAGTCACAAGTCAAACTAGCAGTCGGGCTACGAGCCCTGTTCGCAGAAAGAG ACAAAGAAAGGGTAGAGCAGTGAACAAAGCCAATGATGGAGATGGAGGAACAGCACTTAAATGGCACCTTAAAGAGAACCAGCGATTCTATGAATCCGAGAAAAGCCGG aactcccagaggcagTCAGTGGACAGGCTGTCTGAGGATCTTTCcagtgaggaagaggaaggtGAAGATACAGAGCAGGCCAGAGGAAAACTTATTCCACCTGTTCAGGCCAAACCTGCTCCTGGTCTCAGGAAAAGGCTTTGCATTGCCAACAAGGGCTCCTCTGCGCACATCAAACAACATCAAGTTACAGCAAACAGA GAAGCAGGTAATGTGACAACggtcaccacagcaacaccACTGGAGGTGAAGAACCTACGGCCATCAGAAGATTCTCGGCCTGCCTCTGACTCGGACGACATACTTTGGGAAGAGCTTCTGCAGGGTTCTGACTCTGCCTCTTCAGCAAGCACTGATAGTGGGGAGGAGGAGCTTCACTGTCATAACCATGCCCTCTCTCCACCTACTATCCTCACCAGTGATGAAGATGAGGCCTTCTCACAG CACCAGCTGTCATGGCTACAGGCCTGCCATCCTTCTAAAGACCGCGTCAGTGCCATCTTCTGGGAAAAGGGCGAGTGCAAGAAAGCCGACATGTCTGTACTGGAGATCAGTGGCATCATTCTCACTCGG GTGAAGGTGGTGGAGCAGGGAATGGGCTATCTGGTTTTGGGAGGGCTGGTTACAGCCACGCTGGCCCTGCTCCCATTCTGTTTTCGTCTAGTCCAGCAGCTGGATGTGAGCCGCCTCAGCTCCATCACCCTGCATGAACTGGCCATCATGGCAGCTGGAAAACTCAGCACTGGCTCATATGCATTCTTTTTCATTACCACTGTGGAGAGAGTCTTCCTCACCGGTCTCTTCTTCTTCATGATGTGTGTCGCTGAAAGGACTTATAAACAA CGGTTGCTCTTTGCCAAGCTCTTCAGTCATATCACATCTGCACGAAAAGCCAAGAAATCTGAGATTCCACACTTCAGACTGAAGAAAGTGCAGAACATCAAGATGTGGCTCTCGCTTCGATCTTTCCTCAAG AGACGAGGGCCCCAGCGCTCAGTGGATGTCATTGTCTCTTCCATCTTCTTACTTGCACTATCCATTGCCTTCACCATATGTGCCCAG TTGCTGCACAGTCACCACACGTTTCTGGACTGGGAGAGTAACTGGGAGCTGCTGGTGTGGGGCGCCGCTCTTCTCGTCTTTCTGCTGCGGCTGGCCACACTTGGAGCTGAAACCAACCACAAGTACAGCAATGCCTCTGTGCTGCTCACTGAGCAG ATAAACCTGTATCTAAAGATGGAAAAGAAACCAGATAAAAAGGATGAGCTGAGCATTGTTAACAATGTGCTGAAACTGGCCACAAAATTACTGAAA GAGTTGGACACACCTTTCCGTCTGTTGGGGTTGACTGTGAACCCACTTATCTACAACATTACCCGGGTGGTCATCTTGTCTGCTGTCTCTGCTGTGGTCAGTGACCTGCTGGGCTTCAATATCAGA CTTTGGAAGATCAAATCATGA
- the pfkfb2b gene encoding 6-phosphofructo-2-kinase/fructose-2,6-bisphosphatase 2 isoform X5 translates to MANLSMPSCLQRDAGLSSSADAKRAEPRANEKKCSWASYMTNSPTLIVMIGLPARGKTYMSKKLTRYLNWIGVPTKVFNLGVYRREAVKSYKSYDFFRHDNEEAMKIRKHCALVALQDVKIYLNEEGGQIAVFDATNTTRERRDLILNFVKENAYKVFFVESVCDDPDVIAANILEVKVSSPDYPEAHRERVMDDFLKRIECYKVTYQPLDPEGYDKDLSFIQVMNVGRRFLVNRVQDYIQSKIVYYLMNIHVHSHSIYLCRHGESDHNMQGRIGGDSELSPRGKQFAAALRGFIEEHGLSDLKVWTSQLRRTIQTAEALGVPYEQWKILNEIDAGVCEEMTYEMIQSTFPEEFALRDQDKYHYRYPGGESYQDLVQRLEPVIMELERQGNVLVVCHQAVMRCLLAYFLDKSADDLPYLKCPLHTVLKLTPVAYGCKVELFYLNVEAVNTHRDRPLESLCEGIDFDSSEEAADCFRF, encoded by the exons ATGGCCAACCTCAGCATGCCATCGTGCCTGCAGCGAGACGCTGGACTCTCCAGCTCTGCTGATGCCAAGAGAGCAGAGCCCAGGGCCAACGAGAAGAAATGCT CATGGGCATCTTACATGACTAACTCCCCAACTTTGATCGTCATGATTGGCCTACCTGCAAGAGGCAAGACCTACATGTCAAAGAAGCTGACGCGCTATCTCAACTGGATAGGAGTTCCAACAAAAG TATTTAACTTGGGGGTCTACAGGAGAGAGGCCGTCAAATCGTACAAGTCTTATGACTTTTTTAGACATGACAACGAAGAGGCCATGAAAATAAGGAA GCACTGTGCCTTGGTAGCCCTGCAAGATGTGAAGATCTATTTGAATGAAGAGGGAGGACAAATTGCA GTATTTGATGCTACAAACACAACCAGGGAGAGACGTGATCTCATCTTGAATTTTGTAAAAGAGAATGCCTATAAG GTGTTTTTTGTGGAGTCTGTTTGTGATGACCCAGACGTTATTGCTGCTAACATTTTG GAAGTGAAGGTGTCAAGCCCGGATTACCCAGAAGCTCACAGAGAAAGGGTCATGGATGACTTCTTGAAACGCATTGAGTGCTACAAAGTCACCTACCAGCCACTGGACCCAGAAGGCTACGACAA AGACCTGTCCTTCATTCAGGTGATGAATGTGGGCCGTCGTTTCTTAGTGAACCGCGTGCAGGACTACATCCAGAGCAAGATCGTCTACTACCTCATGAACATTCACGTGCACTCGCACTCCATCTACCTGTGCCGACATGGAGAGAGCGATCACAACATGCAGGGCCGCATCGGGGGCGACTCAGAGCTCTCTCCCCGGGGAAAACAG tttGCAGCAGCTTTGCGTGGGTTTATTGAGGAACATGGCCTGTCAGACCTGAAGGTGTGGACCAGCCAGCTAAGGAGAACCATCCAGACGGCAGAGGCTCTGGGAGTGCCCTATGAACAGTGGAAGATCCTGAATGAGATTGATGCT ggcGTTTGTGAGGAGATGACCTATGAGATGATTCAGAGCACATTTCCTGAAGAATTTGCTCTGAGGGACCAGGACAAGTACCATTACAGATATCCCGGAGGAGAG TCCTATCAGGACCTGGTCCAACGTCTGGAGCCGGTCATTATGGAGCTGGAGAGACAGGGCAACGTGCTGGTCGTCTGCCACCAGGCTGTCATGAGATGTCTCCTGGCTTATTTTCTGGACAAGAGTGCAG ATGATCTCCCCTACTTAAAGTGTCCACTCCACACTGTTCTGAAGCTCACTCCTGTTGCCTATG
- the pfkfb2b gene encoding 6-phosphofructo-2-kinase/fructose-2,6-bisphosphatase 2 isoform X6, with product MANLSMPSCLQRDAGLSSSADAKRAEPRANEKKCSWASYMTNSPTLIVMIGLPARGKTYMSKKLTRYLNWIGVPTKVFNLGVYRREAVKSYKSYDFFRHDNEEAMKIRKHCALVALQDVKIYLNEEGGQIAVFDATNTTRERRDLILNFVKENAYKVFFVESVCDDPDVIAANILEVKVSSPDYPEAHRERVMDDFLKRIECYKVTYQPLDPEGYDKDLSFIQVMNVGRRFLVNRVQDYIQSKIVYYLMNIHVHSHSIYLCRHGESDHNMQGRIGGDSELSPRGKQFAAALRGFIEEHGLSDLKVWTSQLRRTIQTAEALGVPYEQWKILNEIDAGVCEEMTYEMIQSTFPEEFALRDQDKYHYRYPGGESYQDLVQRLEPVIMELERQGNVLVVCHQAVMRCLLAYFLDKSADDLPYLKCPLHTVLKLTPVAYGCKVELFYLNVEAVNTHRDRPLPRVAGGCLSSFGILV from the exons ATGGCCAACCTCAGCATGCCATCGTGCCTGCAGCGAGACGCTGGACTCTCCAGCTCTGCTGATGCCAAGAGAGCAGAGCCCAGGGCCAACGAGAAGAAATGCT CATGGGCATCTTACATGACTAACTCCCCAACTTTGATCGTCATGATTGGCCTACCTGCAAGAGGCAAGACCTACATGTCAAAGAAGCTGACGCGCTATCTCAACTGGATAGGAGTTCCAACAAAAG TATTTAACTTGGGGGTCTACAGGAGAGAGGCCGTCAAATCGTACAAGTCTTATGACTTTTTTAGACATGACAACGAAGAGGCCATGAAAATAAGGAA GCACTGTGCCTTGGTAGCCCTGCAAGATGTGAAGATCTATTTGAATGAAGAGGGAGGACAAATTGCA GTATTTGATGCTACAAACACAACCAGGGAGAGACGTGATCTCATCTTGAATTTTGTAAAAGAGAATGCCTATAAG GTGTTTTTTGTGGAGTCTGTTTGTGATGACCCAGACGTTATTGCTGCTAACATTTTG GAAGTGAAGGTGTCAAGCCCGGATTACCCAGAAGCTCACAGAGAAAGGGTCATGGATGACTTCTTGAAACGCATTGAGTGCTACAAAGTCACCTACCAGCCACTGGACCCAGAAGGCTACGACAA AGACCTGTCCTTCATTCAGGTGATGAATGTGGGCCGTCGTTTCTTAGTGAACCGCGTGCAGGACTACATCCAGAGCAAGATCGTCTACTACCTCATGAACATTCACGTGCACTCGCACTCCATCTACCTGTGCCGACATGGAGAGAGCGATCACAACATGCAGGGCCGCATCGGGGGCGACTCAGAGCTCTCTCCCCGGGGAAAACAG tttGCAGCAGCTTTGCGTGGGTTTATTGAGGAACATGGCCTGTCAGACCTGAAGGTGTGGACCAGCCAGCTAAGGAGAACCATCCAGACGGCAGAGGCTCTGGGAGTGCCCTATGAACAGTGGAAGATCCTGAATGAGATTGATGCT ggcGTTTGTGAGGAGATGACCTATGAGATGATTCAGAGCACATTTCCTGAAGAATTTGCTCTGAGGGACCAGGACAAGTACCATTACAGATATCCCGGAGGAGAG TCCTATCAGGACCTGGTCCAACGTCTGGAGCCGGTCATTATGGAGCTGGAGAGACAGGGCAACGTGCTGGTCGTCTGCCACCAGGCTGTCATGAGATGTCTCCTGGCTTATTTTCTGGACAAGAGTGCAG ATGATCTCCCCTACTTAAAGTGTCCACTCCACACTGTTCTGAAGCTCACTCCTGTTGCCTATG